The genomic region CCGGCCAGAGCGGTTCGCTGTCCGACATCACCGCCGGCGTGATCGGCGGCTCCACGGCGCTGGCCAGCCATTTCGTCAAGGCCGGCACCCGGATGGCGATCAACACCTCGCCCGAGCCGCTCAGCAACGTCGCGATGAGCATGGCCGAGGACCTCGGAGTGGCCGCGCTCATAACGTTCGCGATGTTCAACCCCGTGGCCGCGGCGGTCATCGCAGCCCTCCTGCTGGCCGCCGGGCTGGCCATACTGATCTTCCTCTGGACCCGGATCCGCCGCTTCCTGCGCCGCCGCGCCCAGCGCCGCGAGGAGAAGCGGCTGGCCACCGAGGCCCGCGAGGCCACCGGAGCGCCACCCCGCTGACCGCCCGCCCCGCCACCCC from Streptomyces sp. NBC_00190 harbors:
- a CDS encoding DUF4126 domain-containing protein, which translates into the protein MSVLPLVFTSGWASGINAYAVVLLLGIFGATGLSDEVPASLQRTDVLIVAAVLFLCEAVADKIPYVDSVWDSVHTVIRPVAGGVVGALLAGQSGSLSDITAGVIGGSTALASHFVKAGTRMAINTSPEPLSNVAMSMAEDLGVAALITFAMFNPVAAAVIAALLLAAGLAILIFLWTRIRRFLRRRAQRREEKRLATEAREATGAPPR